The following are encoded together in the Populus trichocarpa isolate Nisqually-1 chromosome 5, P.trichocarpa_v4.1, whole genome shotgun sequence genome:
- the LOC7486577 gene encoding homeobox-leucine zipper protein ATHB-6 isoform X2, with product MKRFNSSDSLAAFISITSSKDRTQNTNQGYSRDFQAMLDSLEEEDYIEEANLGSEKKRRLTLHQVKALEKNFEVDNKLVPERKLKLAEELCLQPRQVAIWFQNRRARWKTKQLERDYGTLKANYEALNLDYSNLEQKNEALAQKVKELKAKLREEIVDSSHSVKEEYHVSESDNNASVHSQNHDFSEHKNSSAVTKDHSNVSSSNELMNCFNLTDSRAILGNRYQVYQPHLMKLEEQSLFSAEESCNFFSVDQAPTLHCYFPEQ from the exons ATGAAGCGCTTCAATTCCTCAGATTCCTTGGCTGCTTTCATCTCTATTACTTCTTCGAAAG ATAGGACTCAAAACACCAACCAAGGTTACAGTAGAGATTTTCAGGCAATGCTGGACAGTCTCGAAGAAGAAGACTACATTGAGGAAGCCAACCTTGGAAGTGAGAAGAAACGAAGGCTAACCTTGCATCAAGTTAAGGCCTTGGAGAAGAATTTTGAGGTCGATAACAAGCTTGTGCCAGAGAGAAAGCTGAAATTAGCTGAAGAATTATGCCTGCAACCACGACAAGTGGCTATTTGGTTCCAAAACCGTCGAGCCCGTTGGAAGACTAAGCAATTGGAAAGAGATTATGGCACCCTTAAGGCAAACTATGAAGCTCTAAATCTTGATTACAGTAATCTTGAACAGAAGAATGAAGCCTTAGCACAAAAG GTAAAAGAATTGAAAGCAAAGTTGAGAGAAGAAATAGTTGATAGCAGTCACTCTGTAAAAGAAGAGTACCATGTTTCAGAGTCAGACAACAATGCCTCAGTGCACAGTCAGAACCATGATTTCAGTGAACACAAGAATTCGAGTGCAGTCACCAAAGACCACAGCAATGTTTCCTCTTCAAATGAATTGATGAATTGCTTTAATTTAACTGATTCGAGAGCTATTTTGGGGAATAGGTATCAAGTATATCAACCCCATCTTATGAAACTAGAAGAGCAGAGTTTGTTTAGCGCTGAGGAATCATGCAATTTCTTTTCAGTTGATCAAGCTCCCACACTTCATTGCTATTTTCCTGAACAATAA
- the LOC7486577 gene encoding homeobox-leucine zipper protein ATHB-6 isoform X1, translating to MKRFNSSDSLAAFISITSSKEDRTQNTNQGYSRDFQAMLDSLEEEDYIEEANLGSEKKRRLTLHQVKALEKNFEVDNKLVPERKLKLAEELCLQPRQVAIWFQNRRARWKTKQLERDYGTLKANYEALNLDYSNLEQKNEALAQKVKELKAKLREEIVDSSHSVKEEYHVSESDNNASVHSQNHDFSEHKNSSAVTKDHSNVSSSNELMNCFNLTDSRAILGNRYQVYQPHLMKLEEQSLFSAEESCNFFSVDQAPTLHCYFPEQ from the exons ATGAAGCGCTTCAATTCCTCAGATTCCTTGGCTGCTTTCATCTCTATTACTTCTTCGAAAG AAGATAGGACTCAAAACACCAACCAAGGTTACAGTAGAGATTTTCAGGCAATGCTGGACAGTCTCGAAGAAGAAGACTACATTGAGGAAGCCAACCTTGGAAGTGAGAAGAAACGAAGGCTAACCTTGCATCAAGTTAAGGCCTTGGAGAAGAATTTTGAGGTCGATAACAAGCTTGTGCCAGAGAGAAAGCTGAAATTAGCTGAAGAATTATGCCTGCAACCACGACAAGTGGCTATTTGGTTCCAAAACCGTCGAGCCCGTTGGAAGACTAAGCAATTGGAAAGAGATTATGGCACCCTTAAGGCAAACTATGAAGCTCTAAATCTTGATTACAGTAATCTTGAACAGAAGAATGAAGCCTTAGCACAAAAG GTAAAAGAATTGAAAGCAAAGTTGAGAGAAGAAATAGTTGATAGCAGTCACTCTGTAAAAGAAGAGTACCATGTTTCAGAGTCAGACAACAATGCCTCAGTGCACAGTCAGAACCATGATTTCAGTGAACACAAGAATTCGAGTGCAGTCACCAAAGACCACAGCAATGTTTCCTCTTCAAATGAATTGATGAATTGCTTTAATTTAACTGATTCGAGAGCTATTTTGGGGAATAGGTATCAAGTATATCAACCCCATCTTATGAAACTAGAAGAGCAGAGTTTGTTTAGCGCTGAGGAATCATGCAATTTCTTTTCAGTTGATCAAGCTCCCACACTTCATTGCTATTTTCCTGAACAATAA